In the Sulfitobacter pacificus genome, one interval contains:
- a CDS encoding FtsX-like permease family protein, which produces MIGACFSALLSHWRRNPIQLFAYLAGLALATALWSGVQAINAEARASYDNAAATLGEGQFDQLVPRQGSRIPQETYITLRRAGWLVSPVIEGRLHGLRIIGVDPVTTPGGLGGLQPERLLTVGAAGAEQVFVNPQTAERLQADLTVTVDASIAPGIGIADIGTVQTLLNRNDLSRLIVLPDQPLGRPDLSSVAPELRLQAAAQGADIGQLTDSFHLNLTAFGLLSFAVGLFIVHSTIGLAFEQRRGMIRTLRSLGVPLRLLLTMIAVEMMTLAAIGAALGVIAGYLIAALLLPDVAATLRGLYGAEISGKLHIRVEWWLSGLLIALLGTAIALAGRIWQISHMPLLASVRPRAWVMASAARFRFQTQGAMVLLGAALLLAIFGKGLIAGFALLGCLLIGAALALPVVTALMLSICETRARAPLWQWFWADTRQQLPGLSLALMALLLAVAANIGVSTMVSSFRLTFIGFLDQRLAPELFVQVETAEESAALLSYLDAKAIEALPLMSVQTRITGRPTELYSVRVGPTYRDNWVFLAAVTQPWDAVAAGQAVVVNEQLARRAGLWVGDDVEIDARLTLPIAAVVGDYGNPNGQVVIAQSLFERLHPSLVPLRFGIRSADPAALRQDLTQALGIAPNAITDQAAIKALSMQVFERTFTVTAALNALTLMVAGFAILMSLLTLADLRVPQLAPVWALGLTRRMLGWLEVLRAVALATLVFLCAVPLGLALAWVLLSIINVEAFGWQLPMYLFPVEYFWLGTYALIAAVLAALWPAMRLMRKPPSALLKVFANER; this is translated from the coding sequence ATGATAGGGGCCTGTTTTTCGGCGCTTTTGTCGCATTGGCGGCGCAACCCGATCCAGCTGTTTGCCTATCTCGCGGGATTGGCGCTGGCCACTGCCTTATGGTCCGGTGTGCAGGCGATCAACGCAGAGGCCCGCGCGAGTTATGACAACGCCGCCGCAACTCTGGGCGAGGGGCAGTTTGACCAGTTGGTGCCACGGCAAGGCAGTCGCATTCCGCAGGAGACGTATATCACGCTCAGGCGGGCTGGCTGGCTGGTCTCGCCGGTGATCGAGGGGCGGCTTCATGGGCTGCGCATCATCGGGGTTGATCCCGTCACCACCCCCGGCGGGCTTGGTGGGCTGCAACCGGAACGGCTTTTGACAGTGGGTGCCGCTGGTGCGGAACAGGTGTTTGTGAATCCACAGACCGCAGAGCGTTTGCAAGCGGATCTGACGGTCACCGTGGATGCCAGCATTGCACCGGGCATTGGCATCGCCGACATTGGCACCGTGCAAACCCTGTTGAACCGCAATGATCTGTCCCGCCTGATCGTTCTGCCAGATCAACCGCTTGGCAGGCCGGATCTGTCCAGTGTCGCCCCGGAGCTGCGTCTGCAAGCCGCAGCGCAAGGGGCGGACATCGGGCAATTGACCGATAGTTTCCATCTGAACCTCACCGCCTTTGGCTTGCTCAGCTTTGCCGTGGGTCTGTTTATTGTGCACAGCACCATCGGCCTTGCGTTTGAACAGCGTCGGGGGATGATCCGCACGCTGCGCTCTTTGGGCGTGCCTTTGCGCCTGTTGCTCACGATGATTGCGGTTGAGATGATGACATTGGCCGCCATTGGTGCGGCGCTGGGGGTGATTGCGGGCTATCTTATCGCGGCGCTTTTGCTGCCCGATGTCGCCGCCACCCTGCGCGGGCTTTATGGGGCAGAAATTTCCGGCAAGCTGCACATCCGCGTCGAATGGTGGCTGTCGGGGCTGTTGATAGCGCTGCTTGGCACCGCCATCGCATTGGCAGGGCGGATCTGGCAGATCAGCCATATGCCCTTGCTGGCCAGTGTGCGCCCACGTGCTTGGGTCATGGCCTCGGCCGCGCGGTTCCGGTTTCAGACACAGGGGGCCATGGTCCTGCTGGGCGCAGCGCTGCTTCTGGCCATATTCGGCAAAGGGTTGATCGCGGGCTTTGCCTTGCTGGGCTGTCTGTTGATCGGGGCCGCCCTTGCGCTGCCCGTTGTCACCGCCCTGATGCTATCTATATGCGAGACCCGCGCCCGCGCCCCGTTGTGGCAATGGTTCTGGGCCGATACGCGGCAGCAATTGCCGGGGCTGAGCCTTGCCCTGATGGCGCTGTTGCTGGCGGTCGCGGCCAATATCGGTGTGTCGACCATGGTATCGAGTTTCAGGCTGACCTTTATTGGCTTTCTTGATCAACGGCTTGCGCCGGAGTTGTTTGTGCAGGTTGAAACCGCGGAGGAAAGTGCCGCGCTGCTGTCCTATCTGGATGCAAAGGCCATTGAGGCGCTGCCACTGATGTCGGTGCAAACACGCATCACCGGTCGCCCGACCGAATTATATAGTGTCCGGGTTGGGCCCACCTATCGTGACAACTGGGTGTTTCTGGCGGCGGTGACACAGCCATGGGATGCGGTTGCGGCAGGGCAGGCGGTGGTGGTGAATGAACAACTGGCCCGCCGTGCGGGGTTGTGGGTGGGTGATGATGTCGAGATTGACGCAAGACTGACCTTGCCCATTGCAGCGGTTGTCGGCGATTACGGCAATCCCAACGGGCAGGTTGTGATTGCGCAATCGCTGTTTGAAAGGCTGCATCCATCGCTGGTGCCGCTGCGCTTTGGCATACGCAGCGCGGACCCGGCGGCCTTGCGCCAGGATCTGACGCAGGCGCTTGGCATTGCACCCAATGCGATCACCGATCAGGCGGCGATCAAGGCGCTGTCGATGCAGGTGTTTGAGCGAACATTCACCGTCACCGCCGCGCTGAACGCGCTGACCCTGATGGTTGCCGGTTTCGCGATTTTGATGAGCCTGCTGACTTTGGCCGATCTGCGTGTGCCGCAGCTTGCCCCGGTCTGGGCCTTGGGGCTGACGCGGCGGATGTTGGGCTGGCTTGAGGTGCTGCGCGCCGTGGCGCTGGCCACGCTGGTGTTTCTCTGTGCGGTGCCCTTGGGGCTGGCCCTCGCTTGGGTTCTGCTCAGCATTATCAATGTAGAGGCTTTTGGCTGGCAACTGCCCATGTATCTGTTCCCGGTCGAATATTTCTGGCTGGGCACCTATGCGCTGATCGCGGCGGTATTGGCCGCCCTGTGGCCGGCAATGCGCCTGATGCGCAAACCGCCCTCCGCTTTGCTAAAGGTTTTTGCCAATGAACGTTAG
- a CDS encoding lipocalin-like domain-containing protein → MNVRLFVFLCLFPVTLWAQGFSGLGADVKGFAAPAPDPVFSFPREHGPHPEYRIEWWYLTANLTGPDGTPYGLQWTLFRTALAPGEAVGWRSPQVWFAHAAVTTPDAHFASERFARGGIGQAGVEAAPFHAWIDEWAMKGADFDAMTLTASGPDFAYDMMLSAKGPLVFHGADGYSVKSQQGQASYYYSQPFFDIAGSLNLPEGKVAVTGSAWLDREWSSQPLGETQTGWDWFSMSFDDGAKLMGFQLRQSDGEGYSASTWIAPDGTTSNMPAGAFTAKPLESHQVAGREVPVEWQVKLPERGVDVTVSALNRDAWMGLSIPYWEGPVTFRGSHSGTGYLEMTGYE, encoded by the coding sequence ATGAACGTTAGGCTGTTTGTCTTCCTTTGTCTGTTTCCGGTGACCCTTTGGGCGCAGGGTTTTTCTGGCCTTGGCGCGGATGTAAAAGGTTTTGCGGCACCAGCGCCGGATCCGGTTTTTAGCTTTCCCAGGGAACACGGCCCCCACCCCGAGTATCGCATCGAATGGTGGTATCTGACGGCCAATCTGACAGGGCCGGATGGCACGCCCTATGGGTTGCAATGGACCCTGTTTCGCACCGCACTTGCACCGGGAGAGGCAGTGGGCTGGCGCTCTCCTCAGGTGTGGTTTGCCCATGCAGCGGTCACCACGCCGGATGCGCATTTTGCCAGTGAACGTTTTGCCCGTGGCGGGATTGGGCAAGCGGGGGTAGAGGCGGCACCGTTTCATGCGTGGATTGATGAATGGGCCATGAAGGGGGCGGATTTCGACGCGATGACACTGACGGCCTCCGGCCCGGATTTTGCCTACGACATGATGTTGAGCGCCAAAGGTCCATTGGTGTTTCACGGGGCAGACGGTTACTCCGTCAAGTCACAGCAGGGGCAGGCGAGCTACTATTATTCCCAGCCGTTTTTCGACATCGCTGGCAGCCTGAACTTGCCCGAGGGCAAGGTGGCTGTCACCGGCTCTGCATGGCTGGACCGCGAATGGTCTTCGCAACCTTTGGGCGAGACGCAAACCGGTTGGGATTGGTTTTCCATGTCGTTTGATGATGGGGCCAAGCTGATGGGATTCCAGCTGCGCCAGTCGGATGGCGAGGGATATAGCGCCTCCACCTGGATTGCACCGGACGGCACAACAAGCAATATGCCTGCGGGGGCATTTACAGCGAAACCCTTGGAAAGTCATCAGGTTGCGGGGCGTGAGGTGCCGGTTGAATGGCAGGTGAAACTGCCCGAACGCGGGGTGGATGTGACGGTGTCGGCACTGAACCGGGATGCCTGGATGGGCCTGTCGATCCCCTATTGGGAGGGGCCGGTCACATTTCGTGGCAGTCACAGTGGCACAGGATATTTGGAGATGACGGGTTATGAGTGA
- a CDS encoding pyridoxamine 5'-phosphate oxidase family protein, which translates to MSDPNDLKAFWNDAWAHLAQGVADGTSPARYPTFATVGPDSVPQARTVVLRGADRTAALVEVHTDIETDKVTALRHTPMAALHIWLPAADLQIRLTARVEILTGAQVDAAWAQVPVTARVSYGTQPVPGTPIAEVHAYEKPADRSRFAVLKCQLTQMDLVHLDVRHRRAVFAAQDGWQGRWLAP; encoded by the coding sequence ATGAGTGATCCAAATGATCTGAAGGCATTTTGGAATGATGCCTGGGCGCATCTGGCACAGGGGGTTGCAGATGGCACTTCGCCAGCGCGCTATCCCACCTTTGCCACGGTGGGGCCGGACAGTGTGCCGCAAGCGCGGACAGTGGTCTTGCGCGGTGCGGATCGTACGGCTGCGTTGGTTGAGGTGCATACGGATATTGAGACAGATAAGGTCACGGCCCTGCGTCACACCCCGATGGCGGCATTGCACATCTGGCTGCCTGCCGCAGACCTGCAGATCAGGTTGACCGCGCGGGTCGAGATTTTGACCGGAGCGCAGGTTGACGCAGCTTGGGCACAGGTGCCCGTTACCGCGCGCGTGTCCTATGGCACGCAGCCTGTACCGGGCACGCCGATTGCAGAGGTCCATGCCTATGAAAAACCCGCAGATCGCAGCCGGTTTGCGGTGTTGAAATGTCAATTGACGCAGATGGATTTGGTGCATCTGGATGTACGTCACCGCCGCGCGGTGTTTGCAGCGCAGGATGGCTGGCAAGGTCGGTGGCTGGCCCCATGA
- the katG gene encoding catalase/peroxidase HPI, with amino-acid sequence MDGNDYEAGGKCPVMHGSTKHVTHDARTNKDWWPNQLNLKILHQNTPLGDPMGEDFDYAAEFKKLDLDAVKKDLAALMTDSQDWWPADYGHYGPLFVRMAWHSAGTYRTADGRGGAGSGSQRFAPLNSWPDNGNLDKARRLLWPVKQKYGRQLSWADLFVLTGNVAMETMGFKCFGFAGGRADVWEPEEDIYWGTETEWLEPSGGENSRYSGDRELENPLAAVQMGLIYVNPEGPDGNPDPQLSANDIRDTFARMGMNDEETVALTAGGHTFGKAHGAGDPTLVGAEPEAAGIEAMGFGWANKFETGLGAHSTTSGIEGAWTPTPTTWDMSYFDTLLGTEWELTKSPAGAKQWKPKGDAMANTVPDAATGKPAYQPMMTTADMAMRTDPEYLRISKHYHANPEVFADAYARAWFKLTHRDMGPKARYLGKEVPAEDLIWQDPLPAVDHPLIDDQDIVDLKAKILATGLSVSELVSVAWASASTYRGSDHRGGANGARIRLAPQKDWEVNEPAKLAKVLAALEEVQTTFNAGASGGKKVSLADLIVLGGNAGVEQAAKAAGHTVNVPFAPGRTDATAEQTDVEGFEPLEPKADGFRNYLAVGFTVPTEKLLVDRAQLLTLTAPEMTVLLGGLRVIGANYGGQKHGVFTNTPGSLSNDFFKTILDMDVTWHAIEGEEVFEARDRKSGAPVRTGTRTDLVFGSNSQLRALAEAYGSDDAKDRFVADFVKAWNKVMNADRFDLV; translated from the coding sequence ATGGATGGCAATGATTATGAAGCGGGCGGCAAATGCCCGGTGATGCACGGCAGCACCAAGCACGTCACACATGATGCGCGCACCAACAAAGACTGGTGGCCAAATCAACTTAACCTCAAGATTTTGCACCAGAATACCCCATTGGGTGACCCGATGGGCGAAGATTTCGACTATGCCGCAGAGTTCAAAAAGCTGGATCTGGATGCGGTAAAGAAAGATCTCGCGGCGCTGATGACAGATTCGCAAGATTGGTGGCCTGCGGATTATGGTCATTACGGTCCGTTGTTTGTGCGCATGGCATGGCATTCAGCCGGCACCTACCGCACGGCAGATGGTCGCGGTGGCGCGGGATCAGGATCGCAGCGTTTTGCGCCGCTGAATTCATGGCCCGATAACGGTAACCTTGATAAGGCCCGCCGCCTGCTGTGGCCCGTTAAGCAGAAATACGGGCGTCAGTTGTCATGGGCTGACCTCTTTGTGCTGACCGGCAATGTCGCCATGGAGACCATGGGCTTTAAATGTTTCGGTTTCGCCGGTGGCCGCGCCGATGTCTGGGAGCCCGAAGAAGACATCTATTGGGGAACGGAAACAGAGTGGCTGGAACCCTCTGGTGGTGAGAACAGCCGTTATTCCGGTGATCGGGAGCTGGAAAATCCGCTGGCGGCGGTGCAGATGGGGCTGATCTATGTCAATCCCGAAGGGCCGGACGGCAACCCTGATCCACAACTTTCGGCCAATGACATCCGCGACACCTTTGCCCGCATGGGTATGAACGACGAGGAAACCGTTGCCCTGACCGCAGGTGGCCACACCTTTGGCAAGGCACATGGTGCTGGTGATCCAACGCTGGTGGGCGCCGAGCCTGAAGCTGCCGGGATCGAAGCCATGGGCTTTGGCTGGGCCAATAAATTCGAAACCGGGCTGGGTGCGCATAGCACGACATCCGGGATCGAAGGGGCCTGGACGCCAACGCCAACCACCTGGGACATGTCCTATTTCGACACGCTGTTGGGCACCGAATGGGAGCTGACCAAAAGCCCGGCCGGCGCAAAGCAGTGGAAACCCAAAGGCGATGCCATGGCCAACACCGTGCCGGATGCCGCCACCGGCAAACCGGCCTACCAGCCGATGATGACCACGGCGGATATGGCCATGCGCACCGACCCTGAATACCTGCGCATTTCCAAGCACTATCACGCCAACCCAGAGGTATTTGCCGATGCCTATGCCCGCGCCTGGTTCAAACTGACCCATCGCGACATGGGGCCAAAAGCCCGTTATCTGGGCAAGGAAGTGCCGGCCGAAGATCTGATCTGGCAAGACCCGCTGCCTGCGGTTGATCACCCGTTGATCGATGATCAGGACATCGTGGATTTGAAGGCCAAGATCCTTGCAACCGGACTGAGTGTGTCAGAGCTGGTCTCGGTGGCATGGGCCTCTGCCTCCACCTATCGCGGGTCGGATCACCGTGGCGGGGCCAATGGTGCCCGTATCCGACTGGCCCCGCAAAAGGACTGGGAGGTCAACGAACCAGCCAAGCTGGCAAAGGTTCTGGCCGCGCTGGAAGAGGTGCAAACCACCTTTAACGCCGGGGCGTCCGGGGGCAAGAAAGTATCCCTTGCTGATCTGATCGTTCTGGGCGGCAATGCGGGTGTTGAGCAGGCGGCAAAGGCTGCGGGCCACACCGTGAACGTGCCTTTTGCACCGGGACGCACCGATGCAACAGCGGAGCAAACCGATGTCGAAGGCTTTGAACCGCTTGAGCCAAAGGCAGACGGTTTCCGCAACTATCTGGCGGTAGGCTTTACCGTGCCGACAGAGAAACTGCTGGTGGATCGTGCGCAACTGCTGACCCTCACCGCGCCTGAAATGACGGTACTGCTGGGTGGTTTGCGGGTCATCGGTGCGAATTACGGCGGCCAAAAGCACGGCGTGTTCACCAACACCCCCGGCAGCCTGAGCAACGATTTCTTCAAGACCATTCTGGATATGGATGTCACATGGCATGCCATTGAAGGCGAAGAGGTGTTCGAAGCGCGGGACCGCAAATCGGGTGCGCCTGTCCGCACCGGCACACGCACCGATCTGGTCTTTGGCTCCAACTCGCAACTGCGGGCCTTGGCCGAAGCCTATGGCAGTGACGATGCAAAGGACCGTTTTGTCGCTGATTTTGTGAAAGCCTGGAACAAGGTGATGAACGCGGATCGTTTCGATCTGGTGTAA
- a CDS encoding hydrogen peroxide-inducible genes activator produces MANFTIRQLRYFEALAQHRHFGRAAEASSVSQPALSVQIKELEESLGTQLVERAARQIQLTAFGEAFLERVTAILRSVDELDDFARAAKGQLTGRFRLGVIPTIAPYLLPTLIGKLNQSHPALDLHVRETLTPRLVQEVQKGQLDTAIVALPVSEPTLTETALFSENFLLVRPRSAASEPAPKGEDLRDMRLLLLEEGHCFRDQTLGFCNAPSAMPRDGLDGSSLSTLVQMVGAGIGVTVIPQMAVEVETRSANVSCTSFAGPQPGRTVGMIWRKSNPLSEAFAEVAGVVRACGQLDHQGC; encoded by the coding sequence ATGGCAAATTTCACTATCCGGCAGCTACGATACTTTGAAGCGCTTGCGCAACACCGCCATTTTGGCCGGGCGGCAGAGGCGTCTTCGGTTTCTCAACCCGCCTTATCTGTTCAGATCAAGGAGTTGGAGGAAAGTCTTGGCACGCAACTGGTGGAACGTGCGGCGCGCCAAATACAGCTGACCGCATTTGGCGAAGCCTTCCTGGAACGGGTCACTGCGATTCTGCGGTCCGTGGATGAGCTGGATGATTTTGCCCGCGCCGCCAAAGGGCAGTTGACCGGGCGTTTTCGTCTGGGAGTGATTCCGACAATCGCGCCATACCTGCTGCCTACCTTGATCGGTAAGCTGAACCAAAGTCATCCGGCGCTGGATCTGCATGTGCGCGAAACCCTGACGCCGCGTCTGGTGCAGGAGGTACAGAAAGGTCAGTTGGACACGGCGATTGTGGCCTTGCCGGTTTCGGAACCGACCTTGACCGAAACCGCACTGTTCAGCGAAAACTTTCTGTTGGTGCGGCCCCGGAGTGCGGCAAGCGAACCCGCGCCCAAAGGCGAGGATTTGCGCGATATGCGGTTGTTATTGCTGGAAGAGGGTCATTGTTTTCGTGACCAGACCCTGGGCTTTTGCAACGCACCTTCTGCCATGCCCCGTGATGGGCTGGATGGCAGCTCCCTGTCAACATTGGTGCAGATGGTTGGGGCTGGGATTGGGGTGACGGTGATCCCGCAGATGGCAGTTGAGGTGGAAACCCGTTCTGCCAATGTCAGCTGTACCTCCTTTGCAGGGCCGCAGCCCGGGCGCACAGTTGGCATGATTTGGCGAAAATCCAACCCATTATCCGAAGCTTTCGCAGAGGTTGCCGGTGTCGTTCGCGCCTGTGGTCAGTTGGATCATCAGGGATGTTAA
- a CDS encoding methyl-accepting chemotaxis protein, translating to MSENTTQETRVPFLKSLFFQSTFIVTLCVALVVSVIEYKNHTVMLEKTETTTTVRAQEVTELLAMQMGGSIKFTNIDALSEIVSGVLENSGEAALGGVVLDAGGKVVFQTGEGVPETVAAQMTGLGQEVLQTGAAVLSADGMIAAIPSRFGGQDEIVGVVVTAWTMAPALAVLAQDEMTILAFGFVVFLISLTFATIFLRLRMSQPLAKLGHAMGSVAQGQYDTVIPYATRRDEIGVMAERLDQFRAKLADAREQEFENLFKSAALEGSAAAMMIVDMSFKITFVNPACVDLMENLLPDIREAWPDIKPDSLVDEDLGKLAQLKTMLVKVTDPTIKLSKEERSVNMRSGGRILRLNINPVHNAEGQLFGCVVEWDDRTNTAQDAALVQAINAAQARIVFNRAGKVIDANDIFLSMINGTFADTDVCSLDSIFKGNLPGDANGDEFARQVLSEDIQQGRFSAYSKFADKTYTVDGSFAVTKNEEGAPDRVTFIGTDVTDQDKAIKAAEAERLRATEEQTKVVQILGIGLNKLSDGNLECDITEDVPDVYLQLRNDFNATVKSLRDAISAVIHNSDSIRNETGEITSAADDLSRRTEKQAATLEETAAALDELTVSVRSAAESADHASKMSADAQRNADQGGEVARKAVTAMDEIKNSSQEISKITSVIDDIAFQTNLLALNAGVEAARAGEAGRGFAVVATEVRALAQRSSDAAREINELINSSGEQVQQGVDLVDRTGKALSSIVTSVAEISSRVSNIATSAREQSSGLAEINTAVNDLDHVTQQNAAMFEETTAASHALTSEADALVQAVSRFKLDMHREGPRKTPVAKPAPPMPAPPRAGSHGNAALAASPDLAAEGWEEF from the coding sequence ATGTCTGAAAACACCACCCAAGAGACCCGCGTTCCTTTCTTAAAGAGCCTCTTTTTTCAAAGTACATTTATCGTGACGCTTTGTGTGGCCTTGGTTGTGTCGGTCATCGAATACAAGAACCACACGGTGATGCTGGAAAAGACAGAAACGACCACAACCGTGCGCGCGCAGGAGGTGACGGAACTTTTGGCGATGCAAATGGGCGGGTCCATCAAGTTTACCAACATTGATGCCCTGTCTGAAATTGTCAGTGGCGTTCTTGAGAATTCGGGAGAGGCGGCCCTTGGTGGTGTGGTGCTTGATGCGGGCGGAAAGGTGGTGTTCCAGACCGGCGAAGGCGTGCCAGAGACGGTGGCGGCGCAAATGACCGGCCTTGGCCAGGAGGTATTACAGACGGGTGCCGCCGTATTGTCGGCCGATGGGATGATTGCGGCCATCCCCAGCCGCTTTGGCGGGCAGGATGAAATTGTTGGCGTGGTGGTGACGGCCTGGACGATGGCACCTGCATTGGCAGTTCTTGCGCAGGACGAAATGACCATTCTGGCGTTCGGCTTTGTGGTTTTCCTGATCTCTCTGACGTTTGCGACCATATTCCTGCGCCTGCGCATGTCGCAGCCATTGGCAAAGCTGGGTCATGCGATGGGATCTGTTGCTCAAGGGCAATATGATACCGTGATCCCCTATGCGACCCGACGTGACGAAATTGGTGTCATGGCAGAGCGACTGGATCAGTTTCGCGCCAAACTGGCTGATGCGCGGGAGCAGGAGTTCGAGAACCTGTTTAAAAGCGCGGCATTAGAAGGCTCTGCCGCAGCGATGATGATTGTGGACATGTCGTTCAAGATTACCTTTGTAAATCCGGCCTGTGTTGATCTGATGGAAAACCTGTTGCCGGACATCAGGGAAGCCTGGCCGGATATAAAACCGGACAGCCTAGTGGATGAGGATCTGGGTAAGCTTGCGCAGTTGAAAACCATGCTGGTCAAGGTCACCGATCCGACCATCAAACTGTCCAAGGAAGAGCGTAGCGTGAATATGCGCTCGGGCGGGCGAATCCTGCGTTTGAACATCAACCCGGTGCATAATGCGGAGGGGCAATTGTTTGGCTGTGTGGTCGAATGGGATGACCGTACAAATACCGCACAGGATGCCGCATTGGTTCAGGCAATAAACGCCGCACAGGCCAGGATCGTCTTTAACAGGGCTGGGAAGGTCATTGATGCCAATGATATTTTCCTGTCGATGATCAACGGCACCTTTGCGGATACCGATGTCTGCAGCCTGGACAGCATTTTCAAAGGGAATTTGCCGGGGGATGCAAATGGCGACGAATTTGCACGGCAGGTTCTGAGCGAGGATATTCAGCAAGGCCGGTTCAGCGCCTACAGCAAGTTTGCGGATAAGACCTATACGGTTGACGGAAGTTTTGCTGTGACCAAAAACGAAGAGGGTGCGCCGGATCGCGTGACCTTTATCGGCACTGATGTCACGGATCAGGACAAAGCGATCAAGGCGGCAGAGGCCGAGCGGCTGCGTGCGACAGAGGAACAGACCAAAGTTGTGCAGATACTCGGCATCGGTCTCAATAAATTGTCGGACGGCAACCTTGAATGTGACATTACGGAAGATGTGCCCGATGTTTACCTGCAATTGCGCAATGACTTTAACGCCACGGTCAAATCCCTTCGCGATGCGATTTCGGCAGTAATCCACAACTCCGATTCCATTCGCAATGAAACGGGGGAAATCACATCTGCTGCGGATGATCTGTCACGCCGGACGGAGAAACAGGCGGCGACCCTTGAAGAGACCGCCGCCGCGCTGGACGAATTGACGGTTTCTGTCCGCTCCGCCGCTGAAAGCGCTGATCACGCCAGCAAGATGTCTGCGGATGCACAACGCAATGCCGATCAGGGCGGGGAGGTTGCCCGCAAGGCGGTGACCGCCATGGACGAGATCAAGAATTCCTCGCAGGAGATTTCCAAGATCACCAGCGTGATCGACGATATTGCCTTTCAGACCAACCTCTTGGCGCTGAATGCCGGGGTTGAGGCCGCCCGTGCAGGCGAGGCGGGGCGTGGGTTTGCGGTTGTCGCAACCGAAGTGCGCGCCCTTGCTCAACGTTCCTCTGACGCGGCGCGAGAAATCAACGAGCTGATCAATTCAAGTGGCGAACAGGTGCAGCAGGGCGTTGATCTGGTTGATCGCACCGGCAAGGCGTTGTCGTCAATCGTGACATCCGTCGCCGAGATTTCCAGCCGGGTGTCAAATATTGCAACCTCTGCGCGTGAGCAGTCCAGCGGGCTGGCTGAAATCAACACCGCGGTGAATGATCTGGATCATGTCACCCAACAGAATGCCGCAATGTTTGAAGAGACCACCGCCGCCAGCCACGCCTTGACGTCAGAAGCCGATGCTTTGGTTCAGGCCGTGTCGCGTTTCAAACTGGATATGCACCGCGAAGGTCCCCGGAAAACGCCAGTGGCAAAACCTGCCCCGCCAATGCCGGCCCCCCCGCGCGCAGGTTCGCACGGCAATGCAGCGCTGGCGGCAAGCCCCGACCTTGCCGCAGAGGGATGGGAGGAATTCTAG